The Chitinivibrionia bacterium genome contains the following window.
CGCGACTTTGTCCTCTAAGCCGTAATCCGCCTGAGAAACAGAGTTTGCGTTAAAAGAACAGGTATCGACAATATCCGCTCCCGCTTCAAAATATCTTTTGTGCAATTCGTAAATTATATCGGGGCGGGTAATCGGTAAAACGTCGTTGTTGCCTTTGAGCGGTACTTTGCAATCCGCAAAAATTCCCTTGCTGTAATCGCTTTCGCTAAGATTGTACTTTTGAATTTCCGTTCCTGTCGCTCCGTCGAGGACGAGGATTTTTTCTTTCATTTTTTGACGTAATAAATCAAATCTATTCATTTTTTCTCCTTTTTTATTTCTTGTCGGTTTTATTACTTACCCTCTGCGTGAAGCGCAAGGATAGCCTCAAATACTTCGGAAATATCGAGAAACAAATCGACCAAAATCGGGTCGAAATGCGTTCCACTGCCTTCCTTAATTATTTTTACCGCTTCTTCGTGCGGAAACGCCTTTTTGTATGGTCGTTCAACAACAAGCGCGTCATAGACGTCCACAATCGCCATCAATCTGCCGAGCAAGGGAATATTTTCGCCTTTAAGCCCTCTGGGATAGCCGCTTCCGTCCCATTTTTCGTGGTGGTAGCCCGCAAAAATCCTCGCATATTCCAAACAAATCTGTCCGTTGGCGTCTTTTTGAATTTTTTCAAGGAATTTTTCACCTTCCAAGGCGTGAGTTTTAATCTGTTCAAATTCTTCCTCAGTCAGTTTGCCCGGTTTCAGTAAAACACAGTCCCTAACAGCGATTTTTCCGATGTCGTGCAATTGTGAAGACCTGAGCAACGTGGCTATATCCCCTTCCCACTTCGACGTTTCTTCGGAATAGATACCGCGCTCCTGC
Protein-coding sequences here:
- a CDS encoding HD domain-containing protein; translated protein: MPEKNDATVDVHNSLLKAMAELVELRDDVTGGHIERTQRYLSILFLEMQERGIYSEETSKWEGDIATLLRSSQLHDIGKIAVRDCVLLKPGKLTEEEFEQIKTHALEGEKFLEKIQKDANGQICLEYARIFAGYHHEKWDGSGYPRGLKGENIPLLGRLMAIVDVYDALVVERPYKKAFPHEEAVKIIKEGSGTHFDPILVDLFLDISEVFEAILALHAEGK